The Gemmata palustris genome includes a region encoding these proteins:
- a CDS encoding DUF1501 domain-containing protein, which produces MPREPAVTRNSVLPSRRDWLRIGVSASLGLTLPRAGAKPSAGTTGPGFGRAKSVVVIFTSGGQSQLDTWDPKPDAPAEIRGAFRTVQTANPELRVCEHLPRMAALANRFAVLRSMTHNDLDHGSACYLALTGQFHPQRSSNPPPRPTDFPALGAVLKRIRPAEHFPHTAVHVNGPLLAPIEVSPGQYGGFLGRGYEPAELGNVTDTDRLVASLSLPPDVPVERLHSRRDLLAKLDPGTKADPLTRKAFELVNAPRVRAALDLDREPEKLRDRYGRHRSGQACLMARRLVEAGVPWTTVFFNHGIRGQDDHPDDTDEYGWDTHNDIFDSLKAHLLPRFDHSVSTFLEDMAVRGLLESTLVVVMGEFGRAPLVAVEKSFAGRGSPGRKHWGACYSVLLAGAGIVPGALYGKSDRIAAYPQAEPTTPGDLAATMFHALGVEPDAHYTDATDRPYRAVTGTPITKLFH; this is translated from the coding sequence ATGCCCCGCGAACCCGCCGTTACCCGCAATTCGGTTCTACCGTCGCGCCGCGACTGGCTGCGGATCGGCGTTTCCGCGTCCCTCGGGCTGACGCTCCCGAGGGCGGGTGCGAAACCGTCTGCCGGAACGACCGGTCCCGGTTTCGGCCGCGCGAAGTCCGTGGTCGTGATCTTCACGAGCGGCGGGCAGAGCCAACTCGACACCTGGGACCCGAAACCGGACGCCCCCGCGGAAATTCGCGGCGCGTTCCGCACCGTTCAGACGGCCAACCCGGAACTGCGGGTCTGCGAACATTTACCCCGGATGGCCGCACTCGCGAACCGCTTCGCCGTGCTGCGGTCCATGACGCACAACGACCTCGACCACGGCTCCGCCTGCTATCTCGCGCTCACGGGCCAGTTCCACCCGCAGAGGTCATCCAACCCGCCCCCGCGCCCCACGGACTTCCCGGCCCTCGGCGCGGTGTTGAAGCGCATCCGGCCCGCGGAGCATTTCCCGCACACCGCAGTTCACGTCAACGGTCCGCTGCTCGCGCCGATCGAGGTCAGCCCGGGGCAGTACGGCGGGTTCCTCGGGCGCGGGTACGAGCCGGCCGAACTCGGCAACGTGACCGACACCGATCGGTTGGTCGCGTCGCTCAGTTTACCCCCGGACGTGCCCGTCGAGCGCCTCCACTCGCGCCGCGATCTGCTCGCCAAACTCGATCCCGGCACGAAAGCCGATCCACTCACTCGGAAGGCGTTCGAGTTGGTCAACGCGCCGCGCGTCCGAGCGGCACTCGATCTCGACCGCGAACCCGAAAAACTCCGCGACCGGTACGGTCGACACCGTTCCGGGCAAGCGTGTCTGATGGCCCGCCGATTGGTCGAAGCCGGGGTGCCGTGGACCACGGTGTTCTTTAACCACGGCATTCGCGGGCAGGACGACCACCCCGACGATACCGACGAGTACGGCTGGGACACGCACAACGACATCTTCGATTCACTGAAAGCGCACCTGCTCCCGCGCTTCGATCACTCGGTGTCCACGTTCCTCGAAGACATGGCGGTTCGCGGACTGTTGGAAAGCACCCTCGTCGTGGTGATGGGCGAGTTCGGGCGCGCGCCGCTCGTGGCCGTGGAAAAGTCATTCGCCGGGCGCGGATCGCCGGGGCGCAAGCACTGGGGCGCGTGCTACTCGGTACTACTGGCAGGCGCGGGGATCGTGCCCGGCGCGCTGTACGGGAAATCCGATCGCATCGCCGCTTACCCTCAAGCGGAGCCAACCACTCCGGGCGATCTCGCGGCGACGATGTTCCACGCCCTCGGCGTCGAACCGGACGCGCACTACACCGATGCCACCGACCGCCCGTACCGCGCGGTTACAGGCACCCCGATCACGAAACTCTTCCATTGA
- a CDS encoding 3-keto-disaccharide hydrolase — protein sequence MRTLLGFAVFALAAPATAADNDGFTPLFDGKTLDGWTFIVKPDKEGKKADPKTTWSVTDGTIRCTGKPNGCMVTKDEFSDYVLRVKWRFPADGKGGNTGVLLHVQDEKYWPTSIEAQLLTGRAGDIFLTNPPGAKLDADKSRQNPKVDRQFFRLETKDPVEKKLGEWNEYEITCKGGDITLVINGTKVNEGKNGNLTKGRIALQSEGTEVHFKDVMVKKLK from the coding sequence ATGCGCACTCTGCTCGGTTTTGCCGTGTTCGCGCTCGCTGCGCCCGCAACCGCGGCCGACAACGACGGCTTCACACCACTATTCGACGGCAAAACGCTCGACGGCTGGACGTTCATCGTGAAGCCAGACAAAGAGGGCAAGAAAGCCGACCCGAAAACCACCTGGAGCGTGACCGACGGTACCATCCGCTGCACGGGCAAACCGAACGGCTGCATGGTGACCAAGGACGAGTTTTCGGACTACGTTCTGCGTGTGAAGTGGCGCTTCCCCGCGGACGGTAAAGGCGGCAATACGGGCGTGCTGCTCCACGTCCAAGACGAAAAATACTGGCCGACGTCCATTGAGGCACAGCTCCTTACCGGCCGCGCCGGGGACATCTTCCTCACCAACCCGCCCGGTGCGAAACTCGACGCGGACAAGAGCCGCCAGAACCCCAAGGTCGATCGCCAGTTCTTCCGGTTGGAAACGAAAGACCCGGTCGAGAAGAAGCTGGGTGAATGGAACGAGTACGAAATCACCTGCAAGGGCGGCGACATTACTCTCGTGATTAACGGCACGAAGGTGAACGAAGGCAAGAACGGCAACTTGACGAAGGGGCGCATCGCGCTGCAATCGGAAGGCACGGAGGTTCACTTCAAAGACGTGATGGTGAAGAAGCTGAAATAA
- a CDS encoding M24 family metallopeptidase: MLTAEGCKTRRQRFLERLKPSHPVVLADPLHLRYFANFYVDGVSSSADFGALLVIREDGHATLYHDNKLPKGVEFAQVDERKPLAWYSGQEPELAPRRLVLKPALEANGGRIHDSIADPLGSQVIGIITDLRRRKDPDEVALLKTCMKACDAGHAWGRANIRPGVTELEAYSGVASAVFAALGHWAVVYGDFTISVGGKKRGGPPTPHKLEAGELFILDYSVIVQGYRSDFTNTICVGGNPTADQQKLMDLSLSAIAAGAKELKAGVTCQHVYDAMRNVFSGAGMADYFTTHGGHGLGISHPEPPYIVRHSTETLVAGDVVTLEPGLYVDGVGGLRIEHNYLVTDNGSEQLSNHTIALV; encoded by the coding sequence ATGCTCACCGCCGAAGGTTGCAAAACACGCCGCCAGCGCTTTCTGGAGCGCTTAAAGCCGTCGCACCCGGTCGTGCTCGCGGACCCGCTTCACCTGCGGTACTTCGCTAACTTTTACGTTGACGGCGTCAGTTCGAGCGCCGACTTCGGCGCGCTGTTGGTGATCCGCGAAGACGGACACGCCACGCTCTACCACGACAACAAGCTCCCGAAGGGCGTCGAGTTCGCGCAGGTCGATGAGCGCAAGCCGCTCGCATGGTACAGCGGCCAGGAACCGGAACTCGCCCCGCGCCGGCTGGTCCTCAAGCCCGCGCTCGAAGCCAACGGCGGGCGCATCCACGATTCCATCGCCGATCCCCTCGGTTCTCAGGTAATCGGTATCATCACCGACCTGCGCCGGCGGAAAGACCCGGACGAAGTCGCGCTGCTGAAAACGTGCATGAAAGCGTGCGACGCGGGGCACGCCTGGGGGCGCGCGAACATTCGCCCCGGGGTGACGGAACTCGAAGCGTACTCGGGCGTCGCGAGTGCGGTATTCGCCGCGCTGGGCCACTGGGCGGTCGTGTACGGGGATTTCACGATATCGGTCGGGGGGAAGAAGCGCGGAGGGCCGCCAACGCCACACAAACTTGAAGCGGGCGAACTGTTCATCCTCGATTACTCGGTGATCGTGCAGGGCTACCGCAGCGACTTCACGAACACGATCTGCGTGGGCGGGAACCCGACCGCCGACCAGCAAAAATTGATGGATTTGAGTTTGTCCGCGATCGCCGCGGGTGCGAAGGAACTGAAGGCCGGCGTGACGTGTCAGCACGTCTACGACGCGATGCGGAACGTGTTCTCGGGCGCGGGGATGGCTGATTACTTCACCACGCACGGTGGGCACGGTTTGGGCATCTCGCACCCCGAACCGCCGTACATCGTGCGGCACTCGACCGAAACGCTGGTCGCGGGCGACGTGGTGACGCTGGAGCCCGGGCTTTATGTTGACGGCGTGGGCGGGCTCCGCATCGAGCACAACTACCTGGTGACCGATAACGGGAGCGAGCAGTTGAGCAACCACACCATCGCACTGGTGTAG
- a CDS encoding phospholipid scramblase-related protein, whose protein sequence is MLERETLVVKQRVKTFSSRASFEILDENGTVVGTAEQSTSALAKVVGTVLGAPATQIEFREKPDDSLVFTVRRRGLLLKKVEVVDSQGAVIGLYKAKKFSLAGGFHVYDGAGKHVAEIRGKMLKSEYTFFQPDGKTEMGKVSKKWAGAMKEMFTSADTYAVQIAPQFADQPTVKMLILGAAVAIDSLMSTKGGGSGGGESDDE, encoded by the coding sequence GTGCTGGAACGGGAGACGCTGGTCGTCAAACAGAGGGTGAAGACGTTTTCCTCACGCGCCTCGTTCGAGATCCTTGACGAGAACGGCACGGTGGTCGGCACCGCCGAACAGTCTACAAGCGCGCTCGCGAAGGTCGTGGGCACGGTACTGGGAGCGCCGGCCACGCAGATCGAGTTCCGCGAGAAGCCGGACGATTCGCTCGTGTTCACCGTGCGGCGCCGGGGCCTGCTCCTCAAGAAGGTCGAGGTGGTGGACTCGCAGGGAGCGGTAATCGGTCTGTACAAGGCGAAGAAATTCAGTCTGGCCGGCGGGTTCCACGTGTACGACGGGGCCGGCAAGCACGTCGCGGAGATCCGCGGTAAGATGCTGAAGTCGGAGTACACGTTCTTCCAACCGGACGGGAAGACGGAAATGGGGAAGGTGTCGAAGAAGTGGGCCGGGGCGATGAAGGAGATGTTCACCTCAGCCGACACCTACGCGGTCCAGATCGCCCCGCAGTTCGCGGACCAGCCGACGGTGAAGATGTTGATCCTCGGCGCGGCCGTCGCGATCGACTCGCTGATGAGCACCAAGGGCGGCGGCAGCGGGGGCGGGGAGAGCGACGACGAGTAA
- the ubiE gene encoding bifunctional demethylmenaquinone methyltransferase/2-methoxy-6-polyprenyl-1,4-benzoquinol methylase UbiE, whose translation MSSQLLDKREVRIRRMFGQIAPWYDFLNHLLSLNIDKQWRDRTARLVPPGPAGLGPVLDLCTGTGDLALTYDRDARGAVPVIGADFAHEMLILAAKKAENAGASARVRFVEADAQALPFADDTFQLVTNAFGLRNITDTDKGLAEMVRVTRPGGRVAVLEFSKPRNPILGRLYGWYFRYLLPLVGQLISRSGESAYRYLPASVLKFPDYDALADKMRAAGLGEVKYVPFTFGVATLYVGVKPARAWDAGPGEPRV comes from the coding sequence GTGTCTTCACAACTGCTCGACAAGCGGGAAGTTCGCATCCGGCGCATGTTCGGCCAAATCGCGCCGTGGTACGACTTCCTGAACCACTTGCTTTCGTTGAACATTGACAAGCAGTGGCGGGACCGCACCGCGCGGCTCGTCCCGCCCGGACCCGCGGGCCTCGGTCCGGTTCTCGACCTCTGCACCGGCACGGGCGACCTCGCGCTCACTTACGACCGCGACGCCCGAGGCGCGGTGCCCGTCATCGGGGCCGATTTCGCCCATGAGATGCTGATTCTTGCGGCGAAGAAGGCCGAAAACGCCGGCGCAAGCGCCCGGGTGCGGTTCGTGGAGGCCGACGCCCAGGCGCTGCCGTTCGCCGACGACACGTTTCAGCTCGTCACGAACGCATTCGGCCTGCGGAACATCACCGACACCGATAAGGGGTTGGCCGAAATGGTCCGCGTGACGCGCCCGGGCGGGCGCGTCGCGGTGCTGGAGTTCTCGAAACCGCGCAACCCGATCCTGGGCCGACTCTACGGCTGGTACTTCCGTTATTTACTGCCGCTGGTGGGGCAACTGATCTCGCGCAGCGGCGAAAGCGCGTACCGCTACCTCCCCGCGAGCGTGCTGAAATTTCCCGACTACGACGCGCTCGCGGACAAGATGCGCGCGGCGGGATTGGGTGAGGTGAAGTACGTGCCGTTCACCTTCGGGGTCGCGACTCTGTATGTTGGTGTAAAGCCGGCGCGCGCCTGGGATGCCGGGCCGGGTGAACCGCGAGTGTGA
- a CDS encoding uroporphyrinogen decarboxylase family protein, whose translation MPDSFHDKHLLVRAARGERVERPPVWAMRQAGRWDPEFQKIRAGKTFYEFSADVEASARASLCPRRFGVDAIILFYDITTLPLAMGLPFELQPGAGPVPDRPIRTRADLDRLEPHPQPESYAHIRALLKRVKDELQGDLPVLVFAGAPFTVATYCIGTGKDMDATRRFAAEEPAVWNGLLERLSGATVRFLRTLIADGADAYQLFDSWAGGLAPDEYDRWAHPFHADIITRATGVPRILFVKEGPYLDRMCDSGAEVISLGSTHDLAAARQKYPNLAFQGNVDEEILRGGTPDQVRDAVKACLRAGGGERHIMNLNHGVDKGTPVANFEAYVNAARAGM comes from the coding sequence ATGCCCGATTCATTCCACGACAAGCACCTTCTGGTTCGCGCGGCCCGCGGGGAGCGCGTCGAGCGGCCGCCGGTATGGGCCATGCGCCAGGCCGGGCGCTGGGATCCGGAGTTCCAAAAGATCCGCGCCGGCAAAACGTTCTACGAGTTCTCCGCGGACGTCGAGGCGTCCGCCCGGGCGTCCCTGTGCCCGCGGCGCTTCGGTGTAGACGCGATCATCCTCTTCTACGACATCACCACGCTGCCGCTCGCAATGGGCCTCCCGTTCGAGTTGCAGCCCGGCGCGGGACCGGTGCCGGACCGCCCGATCCGCACGCGCGCGGACCTCGACCGACTCGAGCCCCACCCACAGCCGGAGTCTTATGCACACATCCGCGCGCTACTCAAGCGCGTCAAGGACGAGTTGCAAGGCGATCTGCCGGTGCTAGTGTTCGCGGGGGCGCCGTTCACGGTCGCGACGTACTGCATCGGCACGGGCAAAGACATGGACGCGACCCGGCGCTTCGCCGCGGAAGAACCCGCCGTGTGGAACGGGCTACTCGAACGCCTCTCGGGGGCCACGGTCCGGTTCTTGCGCACGCTGATCGCCGACGGCGCGGACGCCTATCAGCTCTTCGACTCGTGGGCCGGCGGCTTGGCGCCGGACGAGTACGACCGCTGGGCGCACCCGTTCCACGCGGACATCATCACCCGTGCCACGGGCGTCCCGCGCATCCTCTTCGTGAAGGAAGGCCCGTACCTGGACCGGATGTGCGACTCGGGCGCGGAAGTCATCAGTTTGGGGAGCACTCACGATCTCGCCGCCGCGCGCCAGAAGTACCCCAACCTCGCGTTCCAGGGGAACGTCGATGAAGAGATCCTCCGCGGCGGCACCCCGGACCAAGTGCGCGACGCGGTGAAGGCGTGCCTCCGGGCCGGCGGCGGGGAGCGCCACATCATGAACCTGAACCACGGTGTGGACAAGGGTACGCCGGTCGCGAACTTCGAGGCCTACGTGAACGCGGCGCGAGCAGGGATGTAG
- a CDS encoding PDZ domain-containing protein, whose protein sequence is MRFAVSLLLALSAFTVVAPAQDREPTKNELLFAIEKQLQAANETAGPCVACVVVSRSEKYPKPASASDVPGTLGAFDPVQFRKDQPQASAALAKLLDLSRTDSIPDHGFACGVIIDNKGLVLTPFHVVEGATKIYVHLSGGVGSYADIHAADACNDLAALRLITPPAGLKAIKFADVRLPQRGGQRGNVAVGKLTVLVASPYVPNFPINKPSVALGSVTNVRHHLPIEGLDRQLRRLDNYYLYGPFLEHEAKLNTGISGAALLNLDGEMIGLTTTALVPGVGEKQPEYAFPMTDQRLRVIDVLRRGEEVEIGFLGVSLDTASESVRVRGTVPLGPAAKAGVLSNDVITHVNGAPVKNYDELLGHIGSALAGTKVTLTINHTSDVALTLGKWQHARPVIASVRPDPVFGLRVDHDSILAQTVGEKAPITAPKNVPSGVSIYEVAPNSPAETAFKKLGDEPQKRWLITHINGKAVTSPGEFYAAAKGQKAIKLTVIDPTEAKRPEREVSFP, encoded by the coding sequence ATGCGATTTGCTGTGTCGTTGCTGCTGGCGCTGTCCGCGTTCACGGTGGTCGCCCCCGCCCAAGACCGGGAACCGACCAAAAACGAACTCCTGTTCGCAATCGAGAAGCAGCTCCAGGCCGCGAACGAAACTGCCGGGCCGTGCGTCGCGTGCGTGGTCGTATCGCGGAGCGAGAAGTACCCGAAACCGGCCAGCGCGAGCGACGTGCCGGGCACACTCGGTGCCTTCGACCCGGTGCAGTTCCGCAAAGACCAACCTCAAGCGAGCGCCGCACTCGCGAAATTACTCGATCTGTCGCGAACGGATAGCATCCCCGACCACGGCTTCGCGTGTGGCGTCATCATCGATAACAAGGGGCTCGTTCTCACCCCCTTTCACGTCGTTGAGGGCGCGACCAAGATCTACGTTCATTTATCCGGTGGCGTCGGGTCTTACGCCGATATTCACGCGGCTGATGCGTGCAACGACCTCGCGGCGCTGAGGCTCATCACCCCGCCCGCCGGGTTGAAAGCAATTAAATTCGCAGACGTGCGGCTCCCGCAGCGCGGTGGGCAACGGGGTAACGTCGCGGTCGGCAAGCTCACGGTTTTGGTCGCGAGCCCTTACGTGCCGAATTTCCCGATCAACAAGCCCAGTGTCGCGCTCGGCAGCGTGACGAACGTGCGCCACCACCTCCCCATTGAGGGGCTCGATCGGCAGCTCCGGCGGCTCGATAATTACTACTTGTACGGCCCGTTTCTGGAGCACGAGGCCAAATTGAATACGGGTATCAGCGGCGCCGCGCTCCTGAACCTTGATGGCGAAATGATCGGGCTGACGACGACCGCGCTGGTTCCGGGGGTCGGGGAGAAACAGCCCGAGTACGCGTTCCCCATGACCGACCAGCGCCTCCGCGTGATCGACGTCCTGCGGCGCGGGGAAGAGGTCGAAATCGGCTTCCTCGGTGTCTCACTGGATACGGCTTCGGAATCGGTCCGGGTGCGCGGCACCGTCCCGCTCGGTCCGGCCGCAAAAGCCGGCGTCCTCTCGAACGACGTCATCACACACGTCAACGGCGCGCCGGTCAAAAATTACGACGAGCTCTTGGGCCACATCGGGTCCGCGCTCGCCGGTACGAAAGTGACGCTCACCATTAACCACACGAGCGACGTCGCCCTCACCCTCGGTAAATGGCAGCACGCGCGCCCGGTGATCGCGTCCGTGCGCCCCGATCCTGTGTTCGGCCTGCGAGTCGATCACGACAGTATCCTCGCGCAAACCGTCGGTGAAAAAGCCCCAATCACCGCCCCCAAGAACGTCCCGTCGGGCGTATCGATCTACGAGGTCGCACCGAATTCACCCGCCGAGACCGCGTTCAAGAAGCTCGGCGACGAGCCGCAGAAGCGGTGGCTTATTACCCACATAAACGGGAAGGCCGTGACCAGCCCCGGCGAGTTCTACGCCGCCGCGAAGGGGCAAAAGGCCATCAAACTGACCGTTATCGACCCGACCGAAGCGAAGCGCCCGGAGCGCGAAGTGAGCTTCCCATGA
- a CDS encoding sugar phosphate isomerase/epimerase family protein — protein sequence MKYAICNETFEGWEHARVCARVAELGYTGLEVAPFTLAPRITDVSTTQRAELRKQAEVEGIQLIGLHWLLAKTEGFHLTSPDAATRKRTGEYLAELSHAAADMDGDILVLGSPFQRNLGEGITREQGEEFALDTLKHCLPALERDRVYLCLEPLTPAETNFMTTAAEGVSLARKLAHPFVKLHLDVKAMAAESSPTPDVIRANREYMHHFHANDPNKRGPGFGSTDFKPIFQALKDVNYTGWVSVEVFDYSPDPDTIARDSIRYMRECAG from the coding sequence ATGAAGTACGCCATCTGCAACGAAACGTTCGAGGGCTGGGAGCACGCCCGCGTCTGCGCCCGTGTCGCGGAACTGGGGTACACCGGGCTCGAAGTGGCACCGTTCACGCTGGCCCCGCGCATCACGGACGTGAGCACAACTCAGCGCGCCGAACTGCGCAAACAAGCCGAGGTCGAGGGCATACAGCTCATCGGGCTCCACTGGCTGCTCGCGAAAACGGAAGGCTTCCACCTCACTTCGCCCGACGCCGCAACCCGCAAGCGGACGGGCGAGTACCTCGCCGAGCTGTCGCACGCGGCGGCAGATATGGATGGTGATATCCTCGTACTCGGCTCGCCCTTCCAGCGCAACCTCGGCGAAGGGATCACGCGCGAGCAGGGCGAGGAGTTCGCTCTCGATACGCTAAAACACTGTCTCCCGGCACTGGAACGCGATCGCGTGTACCTGTGCCTCGAACCACTCACGCCGGCGGAAACGAACTTCATGACCACCGCGGCAGAGGGCGTCAGCCTCGCGCGGAAACTGGCGCACCCGTTCGTGAAACTGCACCTCGACGTGAAAGCGATGGCGGCGGAATCATCACCCACGCCGGACGTGATCCGCGCCAACCGCGAGTACATGCACCACTTCCACGCCAACGACCCGAACAAACGCGGACCGGGCTTCGGTAGTACCGACTTCAAGCCCATCTTCCAGGCACTCAAAGATGTGAACTACACCGGCTGGGTATCGGTCGAGGTATTCGACTACTCCCCCGACCCCGATACCATCGCCCGCGACAGCATCCGCTACATGCGCGAATGCGCGGGGTAG
- a CDS encoding neutral/alkaline non-lysosomal ceramidase N-terminal domain-containing protein, with translation MRFASALCVLLSFALHASAGEFSVGFSEVDVTPEVGKKPVYLAGFGQNRKATKVHDPITARAVVMGDGDEKIAFVSVDVIGLFLPSVERIREKVTGFKYILVSATHNHEGPDTLGLWGPTPIQTGIDADYQKKVETGCANAVRAADKARTPATVRIGKASAPELLLDNRKPVVKHDELVVLQFREPKTDKPLGVLVQWNCHPESLDSRNTEVSADFIYYTVKHLRESQKCPVAYFTGTVGGLMTTLKLPIKDEKGKELADGTFEKTERYGRLVGALAEKALKDAAPVTLTPFAIRTQELLVPVENNVYRLAWSFGTLDRTMYSWEGTPTPKKFVATKDIAKPVAVKTEVGYLKLGELEVAAIPGEIYPELVLGKVQNPADPGADFPDAPIEPAIYEQLKGKHRMLIGLANDELGYFIPKRQWDDKAPFCYGLKKSQYGEMNSVGPEAAPIICGAFKELVKGK, from the coding sequence ATGCGATTCGCCTCCGCGCTGTGCGTGCTCCTCTCCTTCGCCCTTCACGCCTCCGCGGGCGAGTTCAGTGTGGGCTTCAGTGAAGTGGACGTCACGCCCGAGGTCGGGAAGAAACCGGTGTATCTCGCGGGGTTCGGCCAGAACCGCAAGGCGACGAAGGTCCACGACCCGATCACGGCGCGGGCCGTCGTGATGGGCGACGGCGACGAGAAAATCGCGTTCGTATCGGTCGACGTGATCGGGCTGTTCCTCCCGAGCGTCGAGCGAATCCGCGAGAAGGTGACCGGGTTCAAGTACATACTCGTTTCTGCGACCCACAACCACGAAGGTCCGGATACGCTCGGGCTTTGGGGGCCGACGCCGATTCAAACGGGAATCGACGCTGACTACCAGAAGAAAGTGGAAACGGGCTGCGCGAACGCGGTCAGGGCCGCAGACAAAGCCCGTACACCGGCCACCGTGCGCATCGGGAAGGCAAGTGCCCCCGAGTTGCTCCTCGACAACCGTAAGCCGGTCGTGAAGCACGACGAATTGGTGGTGTTGCAGTTTCGCGAGCCAAAGACCGACAAACCACTCGGCGTACTGGTGCAGTGGAACTGCCACCCGGAATCGCTCGATTCGCGAAACACGGAGGTCTCCGCGGACTTCATCTACTACACGGTGAAGCACTTGCGGGAGTCGCAAAAGTGCCCCGTCGCGTACTTCACCGGTACGGTTGGTGGGTTGATGACCACCTTGAAGTTGCCGATCAAAGACGAAAAGGGCAAGGAACTTGCCGACGGCACGTTCGAGAAAACGGAGCGCTACGGTCGGCTCGTGGGAGCGCTTGCAGAAAAGGCACTGAAGGATGCCGCACCCGTTACGCTGACGCCGTTCGCGATCCGCACACAGGAACTCTTGGTGCCGGTCGAGAACAACGTTTACCGGCTCGCATGGTCCTTCGGCACGCTCGACCGCACGATGTACTCCTGGGAAGGAACGCCCACACCGAAGAAGTTCGTTGCGACGAAAGACATCGCGAAGCCGGTCGCGGTCAAAACGGAAGTGGGGTACCTGAAGCTCGGTGAACTCGAAGTCGCAGCGATACCGGGCGAAATCTACCCCGAACTGGTGCTTGGGAAGGTCCAGAACCCGGCCGATCCCGGAGCGGATTTTCCCGACGCCCCCATCGAACCGGCGATCTATGAGCAGTTGAAGGGCAAGCACCGGATGCTGATCGGCCTCGCGAACGACGAGTTGGGGTACTTCATCCCGAAACGGCAGTGGGACGACAAGGCGCCGTTCTGCTACGGGCTGAAGAAGTCACAGTACGGCGAGATGAACAGCGTCGGTCCCGAGGCCGCTCCCATCATCTGCGGCGCGTTCAAGGAGTTGGTGAAGGGGAAGTAA
- the truD gene encoding tRNA pseudouridine(13) synthase TruD: protein MKLKQQPEDFRVEELTDTVPADAGDFALYRLDKTGWTTPDALAAIRRRWQLDLRRLSYGGLKDRHAVTSQHITVFRGAKRSLSHERVTLTYLGQCAEPFTAANIRANRFTIALRSLSASAVTHAEGALREVAGAGLPNYFDDQRFGSVGEAEEFVAKEMVFGRFERALWLALAAPYEFDRADAKREKATLIEFWGKWPECQAKLPKGHARSLVSYLAAHPTDFKGAVARLRPELQGLYLSAYQSYLWNKMLAAWLTSTLGAENLTTVELKLGRVPAPVRVLEEHRAAWESLTLPLPSARVKPDANAPWLPTVEEMLKAEGLTLAELKVKGMQKPFFSKGDRAASVRPENLSHTAEADELNRGRRKLVLRFDLPRGSYATMLVKRVTSPSPTP from the coding sequence ATGAAACTGAAGCAGCAGCCGGAGGACTTCCGGGTCGAAGAACTGACCGACACCGTGCCCGCGGACGCGGGCGACTTTGCTCTCTATCGGCTCGACAAGACCGGTTGGACCACGCCGGATGCGCTCGCCGCGATCCGCCGGCGCTGGCAACTCGACCTCCGCCGATTGAGCTACGGCGGGCTAAAGGACCGGCACGCGGTGACGTCGCAGCACATCACCGTGTTCCGCGGGGCGAAGCGGAGCCTGTCGCACGAGCGCGTGACGCTCACGTACCTCGGTCAGTGCGCGGAGCCGTTTACCGCGGCCAACATCCGCGCGAACCGCTTCACGATCGCGCTCCGCTCCCTGAGTGCGAGTGCCGTTACCCACGCGGAAGGGGCGCTCCGCGAAGTCGCCGGCGCGGGGCTGCCGAACTACTTCGACGATCAGCGGTTCGGCTCGGTCGGGGAGGCAGAAGAGTTCGTCGCGAAGGAGATGGTGTTCGGGCGGTTCGAGCGCGCACTGTGGCTCGCGCTCGCGGCCCCCTACGAGTTCGACCGCGCGGACGCGAAGCGCGAAAAGGCCACGCTCATCGAGTTCTGGGGCAAGTGGCCCGAGTGCCAGGCCAAACTCCCGAAGGGCCACGCCCGCAGCTTGGTCAGCTACCTCGCCGCGCACCCGACCGACTTCAAGGGTGCCGTCGCACGACTGCGGCCGGAACTTCAGGGGCTTTACCTCTCCGCGTACCAGAGCTACCTCTGGAACAAGATGCTGGCCGCGTGGCTCACTTCGACGCTCGGCGCCGAGAATCTCACTACGGTGGAACTGAAGCTCGGTCGCGTGCCCGCGCCGGTGCGCGTGTTGGAGGAGCACCGCGCCGCGTGGGAATCGCTCACACTTCCGCTCCCCTCCGCGCGCGTGAAGCCCGACGCCAATGCTCCGTGGTTGCCCACCGTCGAAGAGATGCTGAAAGCAGAGGGTTTGACGCTCGCGGAACTGAAAGTAAAGGGGATGCAGAAGCCGTTCTTCTCGAAGGGGGATCGCGCCGCCAGTGTGCGCCCGGAGAACCTGAGCCACACTGCGGAGGCGGATGAACTGAACCGGGGGCGCAGGAAACTCGTGCTCCGTTTCGATCTCCCGCGCGGCAGCTACGCGACGATGCTGGTGAAGCGCGTTACTTCCCCTTCACCAACTCCTTGA